CACTGCGGTGTGTCTGTGGGCGTTTGAGAGATCATATTTGTCATATACGGCGGTGTTAAGTAGTGTTCGATCACTGCTCACGTTTCTGACCCTGACCACCTCTCTACGTCAAACGTGAGCAGCAGCAAAATCAGTTTTACTAACTtattatactcccttcgttcctaaatatttgtctttttaaatatttcaacaaataactactccctccattttaaaTTACTTGACTCATATTTATCTAGACACGAATGTATCTAGACACTAAATAActatagatacatccgtatttaaacAAATTCAAGTCAACTAACttgaaacggagagagtacatacggagcaaaatgaatgaatctacactctaaaatatgtctatatacatccatatgtggtagctCATCTGAAGTCTTTAAAAAGTCAAATATTTagatacggagggagtacatatgtaGTAGCAGGATATTTTGGTAGATTTGGCTTGTTAAGCTAGTAGGAGTAGAACATTGTGCACGTTTCCGGTCAGTAGCAGAGGGGTTTTCCAGTCAACCTACCTGATACAGCAACAGTCAAGAAGTTCTCAGAGTCAGCGAGTTAACAGCATGTACTCCTTTTTTTTTGATTAAACAGCAGCATGTACTCCTACCGTCCTATGTATGCCTAGACTCGGCGCGTCCAGCTCCGTCTCCACTGACTTGTTATTCGAAACGACGAAAAATTTCGCCTTTGACCCGATCACATTCTAGTGGCCGCCCATGATTGCAGCTCCTGTTCAGCTACGATGTCGAAGTGCGCTCGATTGTATATTCAGATGTACGTATGCAAAGGCCACCAGGGCTCGCATATTTGGCGCGCAAGCAAAGAATACCAGAACGGGAGGCCGGCGCTTCTTCTTcccagaaaacaaaacaaaagaagaagaagcGAGCGCCAGCAGCACTGCACCAAATCCGTCCACCAACTTCTGCTACCAGTTCAGGATCAGTGTTCCGATCTGCTGATGAGGGCTTTGTATCGGCGCAGGACAGTCTCCGCCTTTCCCGCTTTCTGGGCTGTAAAGCGCTTTTCCCTCGGTACCATGTAAGATTCGGCTACCAAACAGACAAGGCAGGCACACACAAATGCTTGCTTACTCGATCTCGTCTCATGCAGATTCTGGCCAGTCTAGTCAGCTTGTTTTGCTTTCAAGACCATCTCCTAGTAGTTCTTCGAAATGCTTCCATTTCACTTCTTTATAACCAATCCAAATGAAAGTTTAAGCATAAAATCTCTCACGGTCAGAAGAACCGCATTCCCCAAGGCACCAAACCTGAAAATAGAATAGCATAGTTTGGCCATACGAGTTTCTCCACTGCCTAACTCCCTGCCAACTGAAGAATTCGTGGAGTGCAAACACAGACAAGCCGAAATACCTACCAGAAAAACACACCACATGATTGCCCTGCGCAACATCCATCCACACGACCAAAACTGCACAGGAAAGGAACACCGGAATCTGATGCCCGAAACAATAATGTGCCCGCTACCTCACATCAGCTACTCCCTTTTTCCACAAAAAACACACACCAACCTTTGTCACATTATCCCCTCGTTTTTTTCACAGCACAGCAGCACCAACCAACGATACAAAATTAGGGACAGAGAGGACAAATATTCATGGTTGAAATATTATGAACAGATTAGATATTCTTTCACCGTTTTGTGAGACGGTGGTGCTGTGGAGGTGGAAAAATTCACCGTCTTACAAATTGCTGTGGAGCCTAGGGCCTAGCCGTCCTGTCTCGTCTCATATGTACTGGCCTTCCTCCAGCGGCCTGAAATATCTGAACCCGCCCCCCTGGGAGCCCGGGCTGTCGGCCTGACGGCAGCTGCACACCGCCCCGCCGCGGAGGCCGAGGTGGCGGCAGAGGCAGACCGGGTGCGAGGTCGGCGTGTCGGCAGCCGGCGGGCCCACTGACAGGTCGAGGTTCAGGTCGGGGCACCGCGGCTCCCCCGTGCTCGTCGCGCCGCTGCTGCCGTCGTCGGACGACGACTCCATGGGAGGCTGCTTCGTCGTCAGGGGGGCGAACATCGTGGGTGGCGCTGCCCTCGCTGGCACAGCTATGTGTGCCGGGCGGGACGCCGCGGCGCCGTCGACGGGCGTGAGCGGGCGGTGAGTATGGGGGTCCATGCCGCGGGAGAGGAGCTTGCGCTTGATGTGCGTGTTCCAGTAGTTCTTGATCTCGTTGTCCGTCCTGCCCGGCAGCTGCCCGGCGATCAGAGACCACCTTCACCAGCGAGCATTCCCGTTGTCAGCAAAGAAGTCATACTACTGTATCCGAAGGCACGTCGACGAGGCCGATGGGTAGTGGCGACTTACTTGTTGCCGAGGAGGCTgtggaggcggatgatgagctcGTCCTCGTCGTCGGTGAAGTTGCCGCGCTTGAGGTCGGGCCGGAGGTAGTTCATCCAGCGGAGGCGGCAGCTCTTGCCGCACCGCagcaggccggccgccttgggcagCGAGCGCCAGCAGCCCTCGCCGTTGACCCTGATGTAGGCGATCAGCCGCTGGTCCTCCTCCTTGGTCCACGCCCCCTTGTTGGTGTGCTCCTTCTCGCAGCACGGCGACCTCCCCATGCCGATCGACCTTCTACTAGAGCAGAGCAGTGCGGCAGCGAGCTCTCTCCTGGTGTTGGGGCGGGGAGAGCGGAGGCGGAGCGGTATATATGGCG
This DNA window, taken from Triticum aestivum cultivar Chinese Spring chromosome 1D, IWGSC CS RefSeq v2.1, whole genome shotgun sequence, encodes the following:
- the LOC100873098 gene encoding myb-related protein 308 produces the protein MGRSPCCEKEHTNKGAWTKEEDQRLIAYIRVNGEGCWRSLPKAAGLLRCGKSCRLRWMNYLRPDLKRGNFTDDEDELIIRLHSLLGNKWSLIAGQLPGRTDNEIKNYWNTHIKRKLLSRGMDPHTHRPLTPVDGAAASRPAHIAVPARAAPPTMFAPLTTKQPPMESSSDDGSSGATSTGEPRCPDLNLDLSVGPPAADTPTSHPVCLCRHLGLRGGAVCSCRQADSPGSQGGGFRYFRPLEEGQYI